From Fulvivirga lutea:
TAAAATATTTATTTTCTTCATTTTCGATTAATTCTCCATATCCTTAAACGAGATTAAGCGTATAGGTTTTATAAATGTCTAAGTTATTAAATCGTAGATCATTACTCTATTTATTTGCTACACTTACGTTGCTCATAATATTTGATGCCTCACAACAAAAGTTTTATGTAGATACTTTCCAGCTGAGTAAGGATGCTATCCCATTTTCAGAATTCTTCTTAAATCATTTAACCAGATGGCTGATTTGGCTATTATTTGCTATTCCTGTATTGATTTTAAGTCATAAAATGTTTCAGTCTGAATATCCAGATCTCAAGCAGTTAAGCCATTTTAAATGGATTGGTTTAAGCCTTTCTTCAACATTATTTGCAATTCTTCCTATCACCATATTATCCATTTTTGGTGAGAAAAATGCGAGTATTTCATTTCTGCCTGAAAGATTTATATTCTTTATCTACCAAAAAGGCATTACGTTTCTACTTGCCTATTTAGCGGTAATTTTATTTGTTAAAATGGCTGCTCAATCCAAAATGATAGAAGCTCAATGGGTTGAATTAGAAAACTTAAAACATGGAAAAGGAGAGCGCAAAATATTGGTGAAGCATGGTGATTACACCAAACCATTGCCTTTTAAAGATATCTGTTGGATTCAGGCAGATGACTACTGCGTAAGAATTCATACCACAGACAAAAGCTACTACTTAAGAAAATCGATGAAGTTTCTGGAAAAACAACTTAAACCTCATGGGTTTGTCAGGGTTCACCGCGGAGCACTTTTAAACCTTGATTTTATTGATAGCCTCCATTTTGAAAGCTCAAAAGTAAAGCTGTCTAATGAGAAAGTAGTTAAAATTTCAAAATCAGGTGAGCAGGCATTAAAGCAAGTTTTGGATAAAGTTAGTCTATAGCTTACTGCACAATACACATCGTTAACTGCAAAAAATTGGTGAAAATGGCTTTTCTATGGTTTTTAGTCTAAAAAATCATGAAAAGAATTATTCTACTTATTACTCTGAGTTCCACTCTTAGCTACAGTCAAAATTTTGATTATGTTGTTAATGATAAAAACCCCTATGGTCTAATAAATCCTGCTGCTCCTAAACAAACTGCTGACTATGCCGAGTTAATTGGTAAAAGTGCCTGCAAATCGGTTTCAAGAATTGATCAAAACACCTGGGCTGATACTGTACAAATGACCTGGATATTTAAATATATTATGAATGGCATGGCCGTACAAGATGAAACATATAAAGATGATAATGTGCATTCAGGTAGCATTAGACAATACAATTATGATAGTACCCGGTGGTATGTGCACTATTATACAACTGGTAGAGCTGTACCAACGCTGCCGGCTTGGGAAGGAAACAGAGAAGGAAATCAAATCATTTTATACAGAGATCAAAA
This genomic window contains:
- a CDS encoding LytR/AlgR family response regulator transcription factor — its product is MSKLLNRRSLLYLFATLTLLIIFDASQQKFYVDTFQLSKDAIPFSEFFLNHLTRWLIWLLFAIPVLILSHKMFQSEYPDLKQLSHFKWIGLSLSSTLFAILPITILSIFGEKNASISFLPERFIFFIYQKGITFLLAYLAVILFVKMAAQSKMIEAQWVELENLKHGKGERKILVKHGDYTKPLPFKDICWIQADDYCVRIHTTDKSYYLRKSMKFLEKQLKPHGFVRVHRGALLNLDFIDSLHFESSKVKLSNEKVVKISKSGEQALKQVLDKVSL